AAGCTGCCTATACTGTGCTCCATCTACCCCAACGAGCGCATCAAGCGCATCAAGGCAGCCCTGGAGCGCGTGCTGGCATCCCCACTTATGATAACAGTGCTTCAGCAGTACGGCGTTCGCATCCAGCCGCAGTTTGTGAAGGTGTCGGGCAGGGTACTGCCGGCCCCCACCATCTACGTACCGTCGGGACCGAACATGTTCAACCGGATTAACACCGCCGAGTACACGGGCCAGGCTGGCTTTGCGCTTGGGCTGAAGGACTTGCAGCATCCGAGCCAGCCATGTGAGTTTAAGACACTGCTCATGGACGAGTACTTCATGCATGGTAACATCACTCATTGGCTCCAGAAGTACAACGTGGCTCTGCCTTCTCCGAGGAAGACGAGCTTCGActcggctgcgcagcgtaTCACAGAGGGGTCGGGCACTTTTGCCATGGTGAAGCTGCGCACAAAGGAGGCAGGGGCGTACAACAACTTCAAGGAGCGCTTTGCAAGAGGCTCTATTGTCTCTCAGATGGCCGTGGTGGACCTCACGCGCAACGTGCCGCAAATGATCACGCAGCAGGTGGCTGCTAAGATTGGCCAGCTGTGCTTCGTCGCGGATGTCGACGAGGCGGGGAAGTCCTTCGCGTGTCGTCCGCTGCTCATCGTGGGTGCTGTCGTCGGCACTGCGATGAACACAATGCTCGAGAAGTACAAGAGCATCAACGTGAGGCTGTACACCATTACCTTTGTGGCCTTCTTGGCAAACGGCAAGAGTTGGAAACCGTACTGCATGCACCATCAGGTCAAGGGTGAGGAGCACGTGCTCTACGAGGACAGCGATGCAGCTTCCTCGCACATGTCCAGCACCACTTTGACAGTTCGGCGGCAGAACGCGAACGAGGTTCTGAACAATAGGTTTCCTGACTTCCTCAAGGAGGTGACGGCGCACTTCAAGCTGGATGGCAAAGGCAGCAAGGGCACTATGGTGCTCTACCGTGGCGCTATGACAGACGCTGAGGTCGGCTTCACAGCGAACATGGATCTAGTCATGGAGCAGGTGCTACCGAACTGGGATACGGCGACGGTGGTCGTGCATCCTCGCTCGCACTTCCGCATGGCGTGGGACCCCACGGCGGTGTTTCCACGTGAAACGGCCAGCGCCTACGCCGGCTTCAGCAACGTCCCCCGTGGGTTTTCCACGACGGATTGTAGGATCATCTTAGCTGATTCAGATCCGTACACACCGGTGGACTCTTTCTACTTGTCAGCCGCCAACTGCACGCTAGGGCACGCGACGAACACCTACTATCTCGTGCAGAAGCgtgccgcctccatctcgcTAATGGACCTTCAAAAACTGACGTACAACATGTGCTACATGTACCCAAACAAACCagacgcgctgccgctgccactcccCATTAAATGCGCCTACGAGTACGCGCGTAAGTACGGATCGCTGAAGTCAGTGAAGGAGCTGCCAACTCGTATGCGCCCGACGATGCACTACCTGTAGGCTATCTGAAGCGATGTGCAAAGGTTAGCACAGGCCGTGACGCGCTTGCCTCGATAGAGGCCTGTCTTGGTAGTTTTCTTTTCCTAACCCCATGACTGTCGTTTGGCGTGTGCCCTCCTTCGCACAGGCACCTCGAAAGTGTACgggaaaacagaaaagcgGCAAACAGGGGGAGGTATAAAACACTGCGTGAGAGTCTGCCCTCAGATGATGCACTGCCTGCCTTCGCATGCGCTCTGCACTATTTGTTTCTCCTTGTGTTCTGCTTCTAGTTCGAAGCTAGCCATGGCCCNNNNNNNNNNNNNNNNNNNNNNNNNNNNNNNNNNNNNNNNNNNNNNNNNNNNNNNNNNNNNNNNNNNNNNNNNNNNNNNNNNNNNNNNNNNNNNNNNNNNNNNNNNNNNNNNNNNNNNNNNNNNNNNNNNNNNNNNNNNNNNNNNNNNNNNNNNNNNNNNNNNNNNNNNNNNNNNNNNNNNNNNNNNNNNNNNNNNNNNNNNNNNNNNNNNNNNNNNNNNNNNNNNNNNNNNNNNNNNNNNNNNNNNNNNNNNNNNNNNNNNNNNNNNNNNNNNNNNNNNNNNNNNNNNNNNNNNNNNNNNNNNNNNNNNNNNNNNNNNNNNNNNNNNNNNNNNNNNNNNNNNNNNNNNNNNNNNNNNNNNNNNNNNNNNNNNNNNNNNNNNNNNNNNNNNNNNNNNNNNNNNNNNNNNNNNNNNNNNNNNNNNNNNNNNNNNNNNNNNNNNNNNNNNNNNNNNNNNNNNNNNNNNNNNNNNNNNNNNNNNNNNNNNNNNNNNNNNNNNNNNNNNNNNNNNNNNNNNNNNNNNNNNNNNNNNNNNNNNNNNNNNNNNNNNNNNNNNNNNNNNNNNNNNNNNNNNNNNNNNNNNNNNNNNNNNNNNNNNNNNNNNNNNNNNNNNNNNNNNNNNNNNNNNNNNNNNNNNNNNNNNNNNNNNNNNNNNNNNNNNNNNNNNNNNNNNNNNNNNNNNNNNNNNNNNNNNNNNNNNNNNNNNNNNNNNNNNNNNNNNNNNNNNNNNNNNNNNNNNNNNNNNNNNNNNNNNNNNNNNNNNNNNNNNNNNNNNNNNNNNNNNNNNNNNNNNNNNNNNNNNNNNNNNNNNNNNNNNNNNNNNNNNNNNNNNNNNNNNNNNNNNNNNNNNNNNNNNNNNNNNNNNNNNNNNNNNNNNNNNNNNNNNNNNNNNNNNNNNNNNNNNNNNNNNNNNNNNNNNNNNNNNNNNNNNNNNNNNNNNNNNNNNNNNNNNNNNNNNNNNNNNNNNNNNNNNNNNNNNNNNNNNNNNNNNNNNNNNNNNNNNNNNNNNNNNNNNNNNNNNNNNNNNNNNNNNNNNNNNNNNNNNNNNNNNNNNNNNNNNNNNNNNNNNNNNNNNNNNNNNNNNNNNNNNNNNNNNNNNNNNNNNNNNNNNNNNNNNNNNNNNNNNNNNNNNNNNNNNNNNNNNNNNNNNNNNNNNNNNNNNNNNNNNNNNNNNNNNNNNNNNNNNNNNNNNNNNNNNNNNNNNNNNNNNNNNNNNNNNNNNNNNNNNNNNNNNNNNNNNNNNNNNNNNNNNNNNNNNNNNNNNNNNNNNNNNNNNNNNNNNNNNNNNNNNNNNNNNNNNNNNNNNNNNNNNNNNNNNNNNNNNNNNN
This portion of the Leishmania panamensis strain MHOM/PA/94/PSC-1 chromosome 11 sequence genome encodes:
- a CDS encoding argonaute/dicer protein-like protein (TriTrypDB/GeneDB-style sysID: LpmP.11.0590), with amino-acid sequence MLALNVGSQYPGRGRGRGRGDGGNRVHKHDGINRYHGGFRGGRGGGGGFRDGDMRECRERESWAVSAAQANARTLARVPVPVETNCFPIDLSEGRFHNYIVSFEFLENATDMAGDMWKISLQNELLRTIRKNRTAEKRTRTSAEVEDLCVCTGQAILAPAKLSVEDGFSIECTRKEKVSRDNTEERHYRVRIRYDGEVSLKLPEHAQWVNKIIAFGLADTYSEHIGSDYVDMKSTVERGGDLVTMDAISLNALRIVKQSGSTTAMMDVLQLDVSTKASTKTKCSDEIRRLRQQNPQGFRRAVNEALVGISVTTVFGEPTFLKVKAIDFNILASSPTMFKTNPEETFVEYFKRKYDAIIDPTLPMLYCVFADRTKMSRRMPYPADSLLLNKLNEAQLSKLPILCSIYPNERIKRIKAALERVLASPLMITVLQQYGVRIQPQFVKVSGRVLPAPTIYVPSGPNMFNRINTAEYTGQAGFALGLKDLQHPSQPCEFKTLLMDEYFMHGNITHWLQKYNVALPSPRKTSFDSAAQRITEGSGTFAMVKLRTKEAGAYNNFKERFARGSIVSQMAVVDLTRNVPQMITQQVAAKIGQLCFVADVDEAGKSFACRPLLIVGAVVGTAMNTMLEKYKSINVRLYTITFVAFLANGKSWKPYCMHHQVKGEEHVLYEDSDAASSHMSSTTLTVRRQNANEVLNNRFPDFLKEVTAHFKLDGKGSKGTMVLYRGAMTDAEVGFTANMDLVMEQVLPNWDTATVVVHPRSHFRMAWDPTAVFPRETASAYAGFSNVPRGFSTTDCRIILADSDPYTPVDSFYLSAANCTLGHATNTYYLVQKRAASISLMDLQKLTYNMCYMYPNKPDALPLPLPIKCAYEYARKYGSLKSVKELPTRMRPTMHYL